Proteins from a genomic interval of Aspergillus flavus chromosome 7, complete sequence:
- a CDS encoding chloride channel yields MPRSVPSNFTSLSQEGGQAPSEDDRQRSLSRTAPPSPSAVRRQHSYLSEAHTGYQSLQPPLEIGETTSLLGKDRGNSRGVRRSYTNLSNGSGPDTSFRHNLLAGSFRRSRHHSRAHSQALRVSRRESIDTDRPESLAASAKDGLSSSFMDDRTWYDQFTSTDWVHDSIADGERLRQLRARKDVRGRLLAWFDGAQGWVLVALIGCITAAIAYFVDITEDFVFDLKEGFCTTRWFSSRQECCVDNPVCSAWWSWSKMLTFSSTDNQWTDFGMYVAWVVILSVISCFLTLLTKTVVPSSVSLTTLDENLGAASSQGTRHTDAAADSPNSDASPRTPFSAIPTRPDMVYYSAAGSGVAEVKVINSGFVLHGYLGFKTLVIKTVALIFSVSSGLSLGKEGPYVHIATCVGNICCRLFAKYNRNDGKRREVLSASAASGVAVAFGAPIGGVLFSLEEVSYYFPPKTLFRTFFCCIAATLSLKFLNPYGTGKIVLFEVRYLNDWEIFELVIFILLGVLGGALGALFIKASSLWARSFRRIPIIKRWPMLEVVLVAVVTGLVSFWNRYTKLAVSELLFELASPCDHESSSPTSLCPNEDGIVDIIRYLLVAFVIKSLLTIVTFGIKVPAGIYVPSMVVGGLLGRIVGHVAQYFVVKYPSFPLFGSSCPAVSGMESCVTPGVYAMIAAGATMCGVTRLSVTLAVILFELTGSLAHVLPFSLAILCAKWTADAIEPRSIYDLLTDMNSYPFLDNKIQVVSDAELGDLVRPVRKSRIIDISDSPFVPATELRSKLQTLLMAGELDSGLPILRHDVLSGLIPAPDLEYALDNLEDEENTLCLMTLDTMSVVSDSDDEEAIRVDFNRYIDPAPIALDIHSPVDLVYQCFAKLGLRYLCVLQNGQYAGLVHKKAFVKFMKENE; encoded by the exons ATGCCTCGCTCTGTTCCCTCCAATTTCACCTCCCTTTCGCAGGAAGGCGGTCAAGCTCCGAGCGAAGATGATCGCCAGAGATCTCTCTCCCGAACGGCTCCCCCCTCCCCGTCTGCGGTCAGACGACAACATAGCTATCTCTCGGAAGCACATACCGGGTATCAGTCATTACAACCACCGTTGGAGATTGGCGAAACAACCAGCTTGCTAGGCAAAGATCGGGGAAACAGCCGAGGTGTACGGCGGTCATATACCAATCTTTCAAATGGCTCCGGACCCGATACCAGCTTTCGACACAACTTGTTGGCTGGGAGTTTCCGCCGATCACGCCATCACAGCCGTGCTCACTCCCAAGCATTGCGAGTCAGCCGGCGGGAAAGTATAGATACGGATCGACCTGAGAGTCTTGCTGCATCGGCCAAAGATGGCCTGAGCTCTTCCTTTATGGATGATCGAACTTGGTATGATCAATTCACCTCCACCGACTGGGTACATGACAGTATTGCGGACGGCGAGCGCCTTCGACAGTTGCGGGCGCGGAAAGATGTCCGGGGTCGCCTTCTAGCATGGTTCGATGGTGCTCAGGGCTGGGTTCTCGTCGCGCTAATCGGCTGCATCACGGCCGCGATCGCTTATTTCGTGGACATAACCGAAGATTTTGTGTTTGATCTCAAAGAAGGATTTTGTACCACGCGATGGTTTAGTAGCCGTCAAGAATGCTGCGTGGACAATCCCGTATGCTCTGCATGGTGGTCATGGTCCAAGATGCTAACCTTCTCAAGCACGGACAACCAGTGGACGGACTTTGGCATGTACGTAGCCTGGGTGGTTATTCTGTCCGTCATCTCTTGCTTCCTCACGTTGCTTACGAAGACGGTCGTTCCTTCGTCGGTCTCTCTAACTACACTGGATGAAAACTTGGGTGCAGCATCGTCGCAAGGTACGAGACACACCGATGCAGCTGCTGACAGCCCAAACTCCGATGCTAGTCCACGAACACCCTTTTCGGCGATTCCCACACGTCCTGATATGGTTTACTATTCTGCGGCTGGTAGCGGGGTTGCTGAAGTGAAAGTCATCAACAGTGGTTTTGTTTTGCACGGGTATCTGGGTTTCAAAACGCTGGTGATCAAGACCGTTGCTTTGATTTTTAGTGTGTCATCTGGCCTAAGTTTAGGCAAGGAGGGTCCGTATGTCCACATCGCCACCTGTGTGGGAAACATATGCTGTCGCTTGTTCGCCAAATACAATCGCAAcgatggaaaaagaagagaggtgCTAAGCGCGAGTGCTGCGAGTGGTGTCGCAGTAGCTTTTGGTGCCCCCATTGGTGGTGTTCTCTTTAGCCTCGAGGAAGTTAGCTATTATTTCCCTCCGAAGACGCTATTCAGAACATTCTTCTGCTGTATTGCTGCAACACTCTCTCTGAAATTCCTCAATCCTTATGGAACGGGTAAGATCGTCCTGTTTGAGGTCCGATATTTGAACGATTGGGAGATCTTTGAGCTAGTgatatttattcttttggGTGTCTTGGGAGGCGCTCTTGGAGCCCTTTTCATCAAGGCATCTAGTTTATGGGCTCGCTCATTCCGGCGAATCCCAATTATCAAGCGTTGGCCGATGCTGGAGGTAGTTCTTGTCGCGGTGGTGACTGGCCTAGTCAGCTTTTGGAATCGTTATACTAAATTGGCCGTATCCGAACTTTTGTTCGAGCTGGCCAGCCCTTGCGATCATGAATCCTCATCGCCAACCTCGCTATGTCCAAACGAAGATGGCATTGTCGATATTATCCGCTACCTCCTTGTAGCATTCGTTATCAAAAGCCTGTTAACGATAGTCACATTCGGCATTAAAGTGCCAGCGGGCATCTACGTCCCATCCATGGTTGTTGGTGGTCTCTTGGGACGGATCGTTGGTCATGTGGCACAATATTTCGTGGTGAAATACCCATCGTTCCCCTTGTTTGGATCCTCCTGCCCAGCTGTGTCGGGGATGGAATCGTGTGTGACTCCAGGAGTGTATGCAATGATCGCCGCAGGGGCTACCATGTGTGGTGTCACCCGCTTGTCAGTTACATTGGCCGTCATCCTCTTTGAACTGACAGGTAGTCTTGCCCATGTCCTTCCGTTTTCCTTGGCCATCCTTTGTGCCAAATGGACTGCTGATGCGATCGAGCCCCGCAGCATCTAT GATCTCCTGACTGATATGAATTCGTACCCGTTCCTTGATAATAAGATACAAGTCGTGTCAGATGCAGAGCTCGGAGACCTAGTGAGACCTGTACGGAAGAGTCGTATCATTGATATCTCAGACTCTCCGTTCGTACCAGCCACAGAGTTGCGCTCCAAGCTTCAAACTCTTCTCATGGCAGGAGAGTTAGACAGTGGCCTCCCTATCTTACGCCACGATGTCTTGTCTGGGTTGATCCCAGCCCCGGACCTCGAATATGCGCTGGACAATCTCGAGGACGAAGAAAACACGTTATGTCTGATGACACTAGATACGATGTCGGTCGTTTCCGacagtgatgatgaagaggccaTTCGAGTGGACTTTAACCGCTATATTGATCCG GCCCCTATCGCTCTTGATATACACTCACCTGTAGACCTTGTTTATCAGTGCTTCGCTAAGCTAGGTCTACGGTACCTGTGCGTCCTTCAAAACGGACAGTACGCGGGTCTGGTCCATAAGAAGGCCTTCGTGAAGTTCATGAAGGAGAATGAGTGA
- a CDS encoding putative dihydrofolate reductase (unnamed protein product) has protein sequence MPPTNPLTLIVATTPIPTREKTLLGIGLNGTLPWPRIKADMSFFARVTTRPPRPGTTNAMIMGRKTYDSVPKSLRPLGKRINVIVTRDVEGVSKRVAEELKEKRAKMAAAAAAATSAGENKEEGPITDAIVSSGLEAALEDVEEKFKGGLGSVFVIGGAEIYATALGLGGDRPVRIVMTNVEKKGVDGEKAVFECDTFFPIDEELLMEKGWRKVSAEEVTEWVGEPVSGEWKDEGEVRIQMVGYERVN, from the coding sequence ATGCCACCAACAAACCCTCTCACCCTAATAGTCGCAACGACACCGATTCCCACGCGCGAAAAAACCCTCCTCGGAATCGGTCTAAACGGCACACTCCCCTGGCCGCGCATAAAAGCCGACATGAGCTTCTTCGCGCGCGTGACAACCCGCCCCCCGCGCCCGGGGACAACAAACGCCATGATCATGGGTCGGAAGACGTACGATTCCGTGCCTAAGAGTCTACGGCCGCTGGGAAAGAGGATTAATGTTATCGTAACGCGGGATGTGGAGGGTGTGAGTAAACGGGTtgcggaggagttgaaggaaaagagggcgaagatggctgctgctgcggcggcggctaCTTCTGCTGGGGAGAATAAGGAGGAGGGGCCGATTACGGATGCGATTGTTAGTTCTGGGCTGGAGGCGGCGCttgaggatgtggaggagaagtttaAGGGGGGGTTGGGGAGTGTTTTTGTGATTGGGGGTGCGGAGATTTATGCGACAGCTTTGGGGTTGGGAGGGGATCGGCCGGTTAGGATTGTTATGACGAATGTTGAGAAGAAGGGAGTGGATGGGGAGAAGGCTGTGTTTGAGTGTGATACTTTCTTTCCCATTGACGAGGAGCTGCTCATGGAGAAGGGATGGAGGAAGGTGAGTGCGGAGGAAGTGACCGAGTGGGTGGGTGAGCCTGTCTCGGGGGAATGGAAAGATGAAGGCGAGGTTAGGATCCAGATGGTTGGTTATGAACGGGTCAATTGA
- a CDS encoding isoamyl acetate-hydrolyzing esterase (GDSL Lipase/Acylhydrolase family protein), whose protein sequence is MATEEEALYKPYDQFILFGDSITQMSSDPHMGFGLFAALQDAYSRRLDVINRGFGGYTSGHAIKVFPKFFPTPEKATVRFMTIFFGANDACLPGSPQHVPLDVYKENLTRIIQHPATVAQNPHILLLTPPPVNEYQLQGFDESKGNAHPSRTAAFTKEYAEAVREVGASLGVPVVDVWKAFMSAVGWKEGEPLPGSRDLPNLDQFARFFTDGLHLTADGYRVLFDAIMETIRAKWPEEEPTAMDMVHPAWPEAPR, encoded by the exons ATGGCaaccgaggaagaggcttTGTACAAGCCTTATGATCAATTCATCCTTTTTGGGGATTCAATCACCCAGATGTCCAGCGACCCCCACATGGGGTTCGGGCTATTCGCAGCACTGCAGGATG CTTACAGCCGTCGCCTGGACGTGATCAACCGTGGGTTTGG TGGCTATACCTCTGGCCATGCCATCAAAGTCTTTCCCAAGTTCTTTCCCACACCGGAAAAAGCCACAGTGCGGTTCATG ACTATTTTCTTTGGAGCCAATGACGCATGTCTCCCCGGCAGTCCTCAGCACGTCCCATTGGACGTGTATAAAGAGAATCTGACTCGGATCATACAACATCCTGCAACAGTGGCCCAAAATCCACATATCCTCCTGCTGACTCCACCCCCTGTAAATGAATACCAACTACAGGGGTTCGACGAGTCCAAGGGCAATGCCCATCCCAGCCGGACCGCCGCTTTTACTAAGGAATATGCGGAGGCAGTCCGCGAAGTCGGCGCCTCTCTCGGTGTCCCCGTAGTGGATGTATGGAAGGCATTTATGTCTGCTGTTGGCTGGAAGGAGGGCGAGCCACTACCGGGCTCAAGAGATTTGCCAAATCTGGATCAATTTGCGCGATTTTTCACTGATG GGCTACATTTGACGGCAGATGGATATCGGGTACTGTTTGATGCGATTATGGAAACGATTCGAGCGAAGTGGCCGGAGGAAGAACCTACTGCAATGGATATGGTTCATCCCGCATGGCCGGAGGCGCCAAGGTAG
- a CDS encoding mediator complex, subunit Med22, with protein MATATVESTSHTSTAVETYQLDVESTALVRAAEDILSLTRTMKETWLFGKLNTLGEDESDVKRREELERDADAIQRAIEEGGLLKPAK; from the exons ATGGCAACAGCAACG GTCGAGAGTACCAGCCATACTTCAACAGCAGTGGAAACATACCAACTTGACGTGGAGTCGACTGCTTTG GTCCGCGCCGCCGAAGATATTCTCTCTTTGACCCGTACGATGAAAGAAACCTGGCTCTTTGGAAAGCTCAACACTCTCGGCGAAGACGAATCGGATGTGAAGCGGCGAGAGGAGCTAGAGAGGGACGCAGATGCTATCCAGCGGGCCATCGAGGAAGGTGGTTTGTTGAAACCGGCTAAATGA
- a CDS encoding isochorismatase domain-containing protein, translating into QSYQFSICDIQEKFRPVIYEFSKLIPTTTKLLKAANTLQIPTYVTTQNRSKLGDTVSELQPHLSSPNVKANVDKTLFSMITPEIEAKLPKTTAGETPLDAIIVGIETHICVTQTTLDMLERGHRVYVIVDGVSSVNSEERGIALARLRDAGAVVTSSESILFEILGDAGHGGFRTVSGLVKEMKEETKGALEVFSKI; encoded by the exons CAATCATACCAATTCAGCATCTGCGATATCCAAGAGAAATTCAGACCTGTCATCTATGAATTCTCGAAACT AatcccaacaacaaccaaacTCCTCAAAGCAGCCAACACGCTCCAAATCCCAACCTACGTGACAACCCAAAACCGGTCCAAACTCGGTGACACAGTTTCCGAACTGCAACCCCACCTCTCGTCCCCGAATGTGAAAGCCAACGTCGACAAGACTTTGTTCTCTATGATCACCCCGGAGATCGAGGCCAAGTTACCCAAGACAACTGCCGGGGAAACGCCCCTCGATGCTATTATCGTGGGAATTGAGACGCATATCTGTGTTACGCAGACGACGCTGGATATGTTGGAGAGGGGCCATCGGGTTTATGTTATTGTGGATGGGGTGAGCAGTGTTAATAGTGAGGAGAGGGGGATTGCTTTGGCGAGGTTGAGAGATGCTGGGGCGGTAGTGACGAGTAGTGAGAGTATTTTGTTTGAGATTTTGGGGGACGCAGGTCATGGTGGGTTTAGGACTGTTAGTGGGTTGGTtaaggagatgaaggaggagaCGAAGGGGGCTTTGGAGGTTTTTTCGAAGATTTAG
- a CDS encoding synaptic vesicle transporter (MFS multidrug transporter), which yields MSSHKRTEDLGEVLSTPSIPSPDSKDLSSLEKEDSECIEKAEVSPTQFDDISSSLSPSHREYLFKRHGTLDLDPMPSASDADPYNWPTWKKLTNLLLVAFHACMATFTSSITPAYEDISIDLGVSLQRASYLTSLQIAILGGAPLFWKPLSNRYGRRPIFLLSTILSLVCNVGCAKSPTYASLAACRALTAFFISPAAAIGSAVVAETFFKKERARYMGIWTLMVTLGIPVGALIFGFVANRAGYRWIFWVLAITNGVQFILYIFFGPETRYIGGSTDDTSSGFKAQYLSFRRIDPTPLTFKEFVHPLTMFKRPSVVVPAVVYAMVFLFGSVMITVEVPQLLQEKFALNTEQLGLQFIGVIIGTVLGEQIGGSISDYWMNRRARRIRKAPEPEFRLWLSYPGIILTIIGVIVFLVCTQQAPEGHWTVKPIVGTGVAAFGNQVVTTVMVTYAVDCHPDDPGSVGVFITFVRQIWGFIGPFWFPDMFANVGVAASSGVASAMIFVCSLLPTIAVHAMGRKWA from the exons ATGTCATCACATAAAAGAACAGAGGATCTAGGGGAGGTCCTATCCACCCCATCTATCCCATCACCAGATAGCAAGGACCTTTCCTCcctggaaaaagaagatagcGAGTGTATTGAGAAAGCAGAAGTCAGCCCAACACAGTTCGATGATATCTCatcttcgctttctccaTCTCATCGTGAATATCTCTTCAAACGACATGGCACCTTGGACCTGGACCCCATGCCGAGTGCGTCAGACGCAGACCCATACAACTGGCCTACGTGGAAG aaattaacGAACCTCCTTCTTGTCGCCTTTCACGCTTGCATGGCGACCTTTACGTCCTCGATCACGCCTGCCTATGAGGACATTAGTATCGATTTAGGAGTATCTCTACAAAGAGCCAGCTATCTTACCTCCCTACAAATTGCTATTCTCGGGGGCGCTCCCCTCTTCTGGAAACCATTGTCCAACCGGTACGGTCGTCGGCCTATATTTCTGCTATCCACCATCCTCAGCCTTGTTTGCAATGTTGGATGTGCGAAGAGCCCGACGTATGCGTCACTGGCCGCATGTAGAGCTTTAACAGCGTTTTTCATCTCTCCGGCAGCAGCAATCGGGAGTGCCGTTGTGGCAGAAAccttcttcaagaaagagagggctCGGTATATGGGGATATGGACCTTGATGGTCACTCTGGGTATACCAGTTG GTGCATTGATCTTCGGCTTTGTTGCAAATCGCGCGGGCTACCGTTGGATCTTCTGGGTTCTTGCCATCACTAACGGCGTGCAATTCATCCTTTACATCTTCTTTGGACCCGAAACCCGCTATATCGGTGGTAGTACAGACGATACATCTTCGGGCTTCAAAGCCCAATATCTTTCATTTCGACGCATCGACCCAACTCCACTGACATTCAAGGAATTCGTTCACCCGTTGACCATGTTCAAGCGCCCGAGCGTCGTAGTACCGGCTGTTGTGTATGCCATGGTTTTCTTATTCGGAAGTGTCATGATCACCGTCGAGGTTCCTCAGCTCCTACAGGAGAAATTTGCTCTCAATACTGAACAACTTGGTCTCCAGTTCATCGGAGTCATAATTGGCACAGTTCTTGGCGAGCAAATCGGGGGCTCAATATCCGATTACTGGATGAATCGCCGAGCACGGCGTATACGAAAGGCACCTGAACCAGAATTCCGTCTCTGGCTCAGCTACCCCGGCATTATCTTGACCATTATTGGCGTCATTGTCTTTTTAGTATGTACTCAGCAGGCCCCTGAGGGGCATTGGACTGTAAAGCCTATTGTGGGCACTGGAGTGGCTGCCTTTGGTAATCAAGTCGTGACTACTGTCATGGTCACGTATGCCGTCGACTGCCACCCAGACGATCCTGGAAGTGTGGGGGTGTTCATTACTTTCGTTCGGCAGATCTGGGGCTTCATCGGCCCATTTTG GTTTCCCGATATGTTTGCGAACGTTGGCGTCGCTGCTAGTTCAGGTGTTGCGAGCGCTATGATATTCGTCTGTAGCTTGCTACCCACTATTGCGGTGCACGCAATGGGGAGGAAATGGGCTTAA
- a CDS encoding putative thiamine biosynthetic bifunctional enzyme (unnamed protein product) — translation MPLNLSLYLVTDSTPAILKGRDLCTVVEEALKGGVTIVQYRDKKSDTGEQIQTAKKLHQITQKYGVPLLINDRVDVALAAGVEGVHLGQDDMAIEQAKQLLPKDAIIGITAASIEEAQKAIDAGADYLGIGTMFATPTKTNTKHIIGTAGTQAILDAISDTGRSVGTVSIGGINLSNVQRVLYQSRAPRKELDGVAIVSAIIAADDPKAAAAEFVKRIATPPPFVRAPAAPQIREVAALQEEVPKIVQKVVQAHPLVHNMINFVVANFVANVALSMGASPIMAPHGDEAVDLAQFDGGLVVNMGTLTSESVPNYVKAIKAYNERGNPVVYDPVGAPATHIRRGAVKQLMAGGYFDLIKGNEGEIRQVFGSSGVIQRGVDSGPSRLDGQAKAILVRDLARREHNLVLLTGAVDYLSDGERVIAVENGHELLGQVTGTGCAVGTVSGCFLTGHPSDRLLAVLSGILMYEIAAENAASKEYVRGPGSFVPAFLDELYAIRQAALKGDHSWFTGRAKIQMIDL, via the exons atgCCGTTAAATCTCTCCTTGTATTTGGTTACCGACTCGACTCCGGCTATCCTCAAGGGCCGTGATCTGTGCacggtggtggaggaagctTTGAAAGGAG GTGTCACGATAGTTCAATATAGGGACAAGAAAAGTGATACAGGAGAGCAGATACAGACAGCTAAGAAGCTGCATCAGATAACCCAGAAGTATGGGGTTCCCTTACTGATCAATGACCGTGTGGATGTTGCTCTTGCCGCTGGTGTTGAGGGTGTCCATCTCGGTCAAGATGACATGG CTATTGAACAAGCAAAGCAGCTTCTTCCTAAGGATGCTATCATTGGTATCACTGCTGCCTCGATAGAAGAGGCTCAGAAGGCCATTGATGCCGGCGCAGACTACCTCGGGATAGGAACCATGTTTGCAACCCCAAC TAAGACCAACACCAAGCACATCATCGGAACAGCCGGTACACAGGCTATCCTTGATGCTATCTCGGACACAGGCCGCTCTGTCGGGACCGTCTCAATTGGTGGAATTAATCTTTCCAACGTTCAACGAGTCCTTTACCAATCCAGAGCTCCCAGGAAGGAACTTGATGGAGTTGCCATCGTCAGTGCCATTATAGCCGCGGACGACCCGAAGGCCGCAGCAGCTGAATTCGTGAAACGCATTGCCACTCCCCCGCCATTCGTACGAGCCCCAGCAGCTCCTCAGATCCGTGAAGTTGCTGCGCTACAGGAGGAGGTGCCGAAGATCGTTCAAAAGGTTGTACAAGCGCATCCTCTTGTGCACAACATGATCAACTTTGTTGTTGCTAATTTCGTTGCTAATGTTGCTCTGTCAAT GGGTGCTTCTCCTATCATGGCTCCGCATGGGGATGAGGCTGTGGATCTCGCGCAGTTCGACGGCGGCCTAGTCGTCAACATGGGTACCTTGACTAGCGAGAGCGTTCCCAACTACGTGAAGGCCATCAAGGCTTACAACGAACGCGGTAACCCCGTTGTCTATGACCCTGTTGGTGCTCCCGCTACGCACATCCGTCGTGGAGCAGTCAAACAGCTCATGGCGGGTGGATATTTTGATCTCATCAAAGGCAATGAAGGAGAGATTCGACAAGTCTTTGGAAGCAGCGGCGTGATTCAGCGTGGTGTCGATAGCGGCCCAAGCAGACTAGATGGTCAAGCCAAGGCTATCCTGGTCAGGGACCTGGCTCGGAGAGAAC ACAACCTTGTTCTTCTCACTGGCGCCGTTGATTATCTCAGCGACGGCGAACGAGTCATAGCTGTGGAGAACGGACACGAACTCCTTGGACAAGTCACTGGG ACCGGCTGTGCCGTCGGAACTGTATCCGGCTGCTTCCTTACTGGCCACCCATCCGACAGACTCCTGGCTGTCTTGTCCGGTATTTTGATGTACGAGATCGCAGCGGAGAACGCCGCTTCGAAGGAGTACGTGCGGGGACCCGGCAGCTTTGTTCCTGCGTTCCTCGACGAGCTCTACGCTATCCGCCAGGCAGCCCTGAAGGGAGACCACAGCTGGTTTACAGGACGGGCAAAGATCCAAATGATCGATTTGTAG
- a CDS encoding Alpha/Beta hydrolase protein, translating into MQLFSLKLEGARTLTGRSFIPAQPQTLRASSPMPLIVCIHGASYDSKYFDIDFQHSIFTLGETLQIPVVAFDRPGYGGSTAYPDPKVKNEDLERRGTTFVQEQGKYLNSTVLPAVWKEFGSGASSMVVLAHSIGGMIAIVAAAEPKEYPLAGLVVSGIGCKSHMHESLNSSRRNGGYSRENSGSDQIDEQRTHIRFNPKVKDRLMLNFPPKANEVLLVDPKITSYTEVLNNPVPLGELHDVRTTWQSYWCSYAERVTVPFLYAVGDQDGFWDSSEEGTMQFTEVFRTKSPKVENVVIPMAPHCMEMSLQGTAWLLRCLGFAIECSMGQGKKDLCAISQSTD; encoded by the coding sequence ATGCAACTGTTCTCGTTGAAATTAGAGGGCGCAAGAACGCTCACAGGCCGCTCCTTCATTCCCGCGCAGCCTCAAACACTAAGAGCATCTTCACCGATGCCCCTTATTGTCTGCATACATGGAGCAAGCTATGACTCGAAGTATTTCGATATCGACTTTCAGCATTCCATATTCACGCTCGGAGAGACTCTTCAGATACCCGTCGTTGCGTTCGATAGACCAGGATACGGTGGTAGCACGGCCTACCCGGATCCAAAAGTCAAGAATGAAGACCTCGAAAGACGGGGCACTACATTCGTTCAGGAACAAGGGAAATACCTCAACTCAACTGTTCTACCAGCAGTGTGGAAAGAGTTTGGGTCTGGTGCATCCAGTATGGTAGTATTGGCACATTCGATAGGGGGGATGATAGCCATCGTGGCCGCTGCAGAACCGAAAGAGTATCCACTTGCAGGGCTGGTCGTGTCTGGAATTGGGTGCAAGAGCCATATGCATGAGTCGCTGAATTCAAGTCGCAGAAATGGAGGGTATAGCCGTGAAAACAGCGGCAGTGACCAAATAGACGAGCAGCGAACGCATATCCGTTTCAATCCTAAGGTGAAGGATAGACTGATGCTTAACTTTCCGCCCAAAGCAAATGAAGTACTGCTTGTTGACCCAAAAATCACCTCGTACACAGAGGTCCTTAACAACCCGGTTCCCTTGGGTGAGCTACATGATGTTCGCACGACGTGGCAGAGCTACTGGTGCTCGTATGCCGAGCGGGTTACTGTGCCTTTTCTATACGCGGTGGGTGACCAGGACGGCTTTTGGGACTCATCGGAAGAAGGCACCATGCAATTCACCGAAGTATTCCGGACAAAGAGTCCCAAAGTTGAGAATGTGGTCATACCTATGGCGCCTCATTGTATGGAGATGAGCCTGCAGGGAACGGCGTGGCTGTTACGTTGTCTGGGATTCGCGATCGAATGCAGCATGGGTCAAGGTAAGAAAGACTTATGTGCGATTTCTCAAAGCACTGATTGA
- a CDS encoding eukaryotic translation initiation factor 5, which produces MATVNIRRDVTDPFYRYKMERLQSKIEGKGNGIKTVVVNLNSVAQSLARPPAYVIKYFGFELGAQANAKPTDDRWIINGAHDAAKLQDYLDGFISKFVLCKKCKNPETDVIIKDDKIILDCKACGQRSDVDSRLKLSTFILRNETSGKGGKKNKADKKTRREQRNKKNETANGENGSPGDSNSDNGDAENGDVGMEAGSDDELTRRIKTEAETIEAEEADEVQWSVDVSEEAVRARAKELPDDLKRSLVIEDADEDGADGPSAYDELGSWVQDTAKEKGGVAKLSDVDIYVKAKEYGIESKHKTLAVLAQTMFDNDIAKQIPGRAGLLKKMITSERHEKAFLGGIERFVGKDHPELIGQIPAILLRLFEEDIIDEETLKAWGSKASKKYVDISTSKKVRKAAAPFLEWLETAESEEEESDDE; this is translated from the coding sequence ATGGCTACCGTCAACATTCGTCGGGATGTTACCGATCCCTTCTATCGTTACAAGATGGAGCGCCTGCAGTCCAAGATCGAGGGCAAGGGCAACGGAATCAAGACCGTCGTTGTCAACCTCAACTCGGTCGCTCAGTCCCTTGCACGTCCTCCCGCATACGTGATCAAGTACTTCGGTTTCGAGCTTGGCGCTCAGGCCAACGCCAAGCCGACCGATGACCGCTGGATCATCAACGGCGCCCACGATGCCGCCAAGCTCCAGGATTATCTTGACGGATTCATTTCCAAATTCGTTCTTTGCAAGAAGTGCAAGAACCCTGAAACCGACGTCATCATCAAGGATGACAAGATTATCCTGGATTGCAAAGCCTGCGGACAGCGTTCCGATGTTGATTCCCGTCTGAAACTGAGCACTTTCATCCTCCGCAACGAAACCAgtggaaaaggagggaaaaagaacaaggccGACAAGAAGACGCGTCGTGAACAGCGGAACAAGAAGAATGAGACAGCGAATGGAGAGAACGGCAGCCCAGGAGACAGCAACTCTGACAATGGCGACGCTGAGAATGGCGATGTGGGCATGGAAGCTGGCAGTGACGATGAACTCACTCGTCGTATCAAGACCGAGGCCGAGACCATTGAAGCTGAGGAAGCCGATGAAGTCCAATGGTCCGTCGACGTCTCTGAGGAGGCCGTCCGCGCTCGTGCCAAGGAACTTCCCGATGACCTGAAGCGTTCCCTTGTCATCGAGGATGCGGACGAAGATGGTGCCGATGGCCCTTCTGCCTATGACGAGCTCGGTAGCTGGGTACAGGACACAGCTAAAGAAAAGGGTGGTGTTGCTAAACTCAGCGATGTAGACATCTACGTGAAGGCCAAGGAATACGGTATCGAGTCGAAGCACAAGACTCTGGCAGTTCTTGCTCAAACCATGTTCGACAATGATATTGCTAAGCAGATCCCTGGCCGCGCTGGTCTgctcaagaagatgattACCTCGGAGCGCCACGAGAAGGCCTTCCTGGGTGGTATCGAACGCTTCGTTGGCAAGGATCACCCCGAATTGATCGGCCAAATCCCTGCTATCCTTCTTCGCCTCTTTGAGGAGGATATCATTGATGAGGAGACCCTCAAGGCATGGGGCTCTAAGGCTAGCAAGAAGTATGTCGATATCTCCACTAGCAAGAAAGTCCGCAAGGCTGCTGCGCCTTTCCTCGAATGGCTTGAGACTGCCGagtcggaagaggaagaaagtgaCGACGAATAG